The following proteins are co-located in the Castanea sativa cultivar Marrone di Chiusa Pesio chromosome 8, ASM4071231v1 genome:
- the LOC142608375 gene encoding 10 kDa chaperonin-like, whose protein sequence is MAKRLIPSLNRVLVEKILPPTKTNTGILLPEKVAKLNSGKVIAVGPGARDRAGNLIPVTVKEGDNVLLPEFGGTQVKLGEKEFILYRDEDILGTLHD, encoded by the exons atggcaAAGCGTCTGATCCCAAGCCTTAACCGTGTCCTGGTTGAGAAAATCTTGCCCCCCACCAAAACTAACACTGGTATTCTTCTCCCAGAGAAAGTGGCTAAG TTGAACTCGGGGAAAGTGATTGCAGTGGGACCTGGAGCACGTGATAGGGCTGGAAATTTGATACCTGTGACTGTGAAGGAGGGTGACAATGTTCTTTTGCCTGAGTTTGGGGGTACCCAAGTCAAGCTTGGTGAAAAAGa GTTCATTTTGTACAGGGATGAGGATATCTTGGGCACTCTTCATGACTGA